Sequence from the Phragmites australis chromosome 11, lpPhrAust1.1, whole genome shotgun sequence genome:
AAGTGGTCAAAGTGACTGAAGCCCACTCAACTTGTGAAGAGTGTGTGGAATATGGTCACgtccagaaaaattgccccaaaGAAGTCAATTTACTTAAATATATGAAGGAAGGATAGAAGAACCACCTGAAATTCCCACTATGGAAACAAGGGGAAGTCCAGTTTCACTATCAGATCTTCACTCCAAAACATCATTCCCCTTTGCATTTATTCAAGGTCAATAAGGAGGTCAGTGCTAAGTTCAAGGCTATTAATGACCATGTTTTTTGTAGGGATTGACATAAAGGTGATGAAAATTGGAAGCTCTAACCAGCAGGTACTTCACCTCATTAAGATACTTGACACCCAAATCACCAAACCCTCTGCAAGTATCTGAAGGGATGGTGAAAAACTCACAAGGTAGCCATAGAAGCCTTCTAAAGCCTTAAAAGTTATTGCTACTCACTTAGGGAAAGAAATCAAGGATCCAAAAATGGCAGTAGGTGCAAGAAAGCATGTTGCTGATCGGCATGCCCCCTATGCCGATCGGTAACACCCTAAGGAAATAGAAGTTGAAGAACTAAACGCCCCTAAAGCTCCTATACCTCTTGTTGATGATTCTAAAACCCTACCTTTTAAGCCACGCTTAAAATATAATCAAGATGAGAAATTCACCAAGTGTGTTGAAGTGATGAAGAAGCTTTATATCAATGTTCCTCTCTTTGATGGGATGCAAGTCCCAACTTACTCGTGTGATTTGAGGGACATCCTTAGTAGCAAACGTAGCCTGCCTACAGCTAAAGTGGTAAAAATGACATAAGACTTCACTGCCACTATCACCAATGAGAGACTGGAAAAGAAAACTTGGGGTGTCCTATATGATCTGGGAGCTAGTGTGTGTCATGCCCAGATGGTTTTCATGAAGCTAAATCTATTGGAACTTGAACCAACATCTATGTGCATCAAATTAACAGACAATTATATTTGCTAACTTGATGGGATTGCTGAAGACGTATCCATAAAAGCTAGGAATTACCTTGTCCCTGTAGGCTTTGTCATCCTAGAGATGGAGAGAAAACACAAGTCCCTGATGATATTGGGAAGACCTTTCCTAAGAACTGCTAATGCAAATATTGACGTTGGAAAGGGTGACATTAAGTTTGACACCAATGGAAAGGATTACACATTAAAATTCCACCCAAGAATTGAAGTTTGCAGCATGGTAGACACTAATTATAAGGAAATGCCCAAATATGTGCTACCTCACCGACATAAGACACAAGCTGCAAAGAAACCGAACCCAATTGTGGAAAACCCCAAAATTGAACAGCTCgtaaaagagaaaaagaaggtGCTAGGCAAATCCGTTAGAAGTTGAGTGGAAGAAAGAGCCAGTAGGCTCAACATCAGCAACCCCGACTGATGACACTGGAAAGAAGAACTAAAGGTACATGGATAGTTTTTAGCTGTCCTTATGCCTAATAAATCCACAAGTAGCCTTAGTTTCACGAAGGAGCATTCCTGGGCATCGAATCCACGAGGAATGAGGAGTGGTTCTAGGAACCTAGCCGATTTTAATTCTAAAGGTGGAGGTCAAGCAGGCTATATATTGGAAGAGAGAAGTATGAGATGACATATCTTTTGTCCTGGACTTCACGAGATGGTCATTTGTCTTTATGTATTTAGCGATAAACTTGTTTAAGTACTTATTTACTTCACGAAAGAATATTGGACCTTTTACAGGCCTACCTTCTACGGTCACCTACTAAAATAACTCGGACGTAGCTGATTTCATGATAGTTGTCACCTATATGCAGTCTCCCATGGGGGCTATGAGCATTCCAAGCTAACCTATAACTTAGGCACCACACCTATGTTATAAATTAACACTTTGATGAGCATGGAAAAGCAAAGTAACTAGACTTAGCAATGTAGATTAGCAATTGCAAATAAAATAACCAATAATatgaaaattaaataaatagaaaagatcacatagaaaattaaattaaatctctGACACCTTCTCCAACTCTCCTCTCAATTCTCACTACTTTCTCTCTCCTAATACAATCTCTAAATAATGGAAACGTATAGTGAAATTAAGTGTAGGGTGTAGAGTGTTTGGTGAGAGTGAGACGGGAGCCCTAAAAATATCCCCTCCCCCAGTGTTGTACTGTTGCACATCCAACAACGGTACGGTGCAACTGACTCTGCAAATACTTTGCCCCTAAGATGCGATGGCATACAACAAACTCATGATTTGATTCTATATATTGTAATCCAGTCTCCATGATTGGCGCAAGAGCTAGTTTCCTTTTGTGTTAAGTCCATTCATGTAACCTATGTATTTCCCTCACTGACAATCAATCGAATTATGCAAAAAATTGAGTAATGTATGCAAGTGGAAATATGGAAAGAACACCCTATACAGAGACCAATAATATCTCTACCCAGAAGTATATCCTCAAGTATGTGCATCTAACAAATCAGGGTGATCGTAGACTGAAGCCATATGCATGGAGTGAAGTTATTTCTTGGTAAAGAGACACCACAAGAGTTTTATGTCTATCCTAAACACGTTCGATGATAAATCACCGCACATAACGCCTACTGACAGATAAATATCTCTATGTATATATCGTTTTGACTAGCAAGTGGTAACGTATTTTTTACTATGGCACGAATTAACGTCTGGAGGTGAACAAAAAGGATGGCAGGCAAAAGCAAACATTAATGCAAGTGTGCAACCGCAATTTGATTGCCTAAAGGACAACTTGGTGGTTCTTTTCCATCTAGAAGTACACTAGTGCTGAGACAGAGTCTTCTCTGTGAATCCAAAAGATAACAAACTAGATTCTTGACATGAATGTTGACTTGGACATCAAATTTAATCGATAGGAGCCACTTGTATGCCATGTTTTTCTATGGAGAATAGATGCTAGATAACAAGTTTGTCAAATATAGTCTTGACGTACTAGATAAAGCAGGTTCCAATTAACAGTTGCCATCCTAATGGCACAAAAGCTGATTTTCAATTAATTCTGGACCCTAGCTTGCACACACTAGCCTGAATCCTAATTTCATTCGAGAATTTTTCTAATTtcgtttgttttttcttcttagtttgtaaataaaagaaaagatacAGGGCTCTAATCTTGTTCCTAGAGAATTCAACAAAAAAAGAGTTCATCAAAAAGGTTGCTTCAATTGATTATGTGTACTTGCATGAACCATGGACTAACATCATTTGATTGGTGTTCCTACCTGGAACAAACAATTACACATCGACAAAGCGAACAATAGCCAAGTAATCAAACATTTGCTTAGTCAAAATGTCACCATACATTTGAATCACTCCTGACTGGACCCAATAAAGCAAACCGTGATATGTCTTCTGACCAACAAGACTAGTGGTCACTAGCAATTTTATTCCATGCCACCACGTACACACACGTAAAATTAGCACCATAACAATATAAGACAGGCATCTAAAAGAAGGCCTTCATCTCATTCTTGAAGTCCATGAGATGCTTGTCCTCCACACACTGCGTCATAATACGAGTCCCCTTCTTAGGCACAGGTGGAGCCCCAAGAACAGCCACTGCCATGTAATCTGCATAAGTGAATGGTATGATATGGCTTGGTGCGCCCCACCCATAGTCAACCTCAAAGAATCCTAGCCTCGTCCAATCAGAGACAAATAGCACATTGTGCTCAAACGACAATTGGTATGGGTCCACCACCTTCACATCCCGTGACGCCCACTTGGCAAACTCCTGAGGAAGCCTAGCCTTCCCATCCCGAATCATCCTAATCACGTCAAGCAAACCTGCAGCAGTAACATCCTCGGTAGTAGCCGTCACAGTCACAGGGTAGAAGCAGTTACCATAGAAACCTCCGTCCCTAGGTAGCACCTGTGTGAGGAGGTGGCGGGTGTTGGCGAAGAAGCAAACATGGACCTCGTTCTCCGGGTTGTACTTGATAGCCCGAGTCCTAGCCTGCCAAACCTTGGCAATGGCGACATCAAAGGAGGAGCAGTACTGGCCAGTGGCCTGGAAGTACGCAGCCTTGACATGGGCAATACGGTCAGAGGTCACATCCGTGGCAAAGTGTTGGAACCCAAAGGACTGGAACGACGGTGGTGGCCCAGGAGGCAGCTTAGGTGGGTTCGGTATCAAGGCCCGAGCCCATACGGGTGCTATTGTAGGCTTGTCTAGTTCACGGGCATACTCAGAGATCGCGTTTATGAATTGAGCTGCCCCGAGGCCATCAGCAAGTGTGTGGACTGCTACAAGCCCGACAACAAATCCTCCACAGGCAAATTCTGTCACCTGGTACAGAGTTAAGATTTAGTATTAATTCGGATGATAGGAGTGTcagaaaaaaaactactttagATTCTTAATGGATGTGTTAAGTAGGAAGTATGCAAGATTAAAACTAAATGGATGGAAAAGTTGGGAAATTTATGACATAATGACTTGATGAAGGCATGAAGATAAGATGTGGATATGCAAATGCATCATTGTTTAGAGTTAGTGGTTGTGAGGATTCCGACTACAAGGAGCAGGAGACAGTTGTACACTACCTAAAGCAATGACTTGTTAGTGCTTCATCAGTGGTTGAAAATATGGGGGCTGGCTCGTACTTTCTAGCTACCCCTATCAGGCGTGCACGATGGCACAATTTTCTAATCTCAAGAATTGTCTGGTACTTCCTGTGTGTTAGCCTGTTAGCTGTGCACATTTTGGAACTTCTGATTTAGGTCAATGGCGTTTTGGTAATATACAGATCAAAAATACATTTTCCTATGTaattgatgatatttttgttACTGAAAATATGTTGTCACTTGCTCATGGAATTATTAGAAAGAAACACatcgtgagtaaagtttgacaaAGGTTGGACTAGCCACACAAAGTGTGAGGTACCAGATCTGTTGGAATGGTTGGCCTTATACGGAGGCAGGAACACGTCTCACTCTAATCCTAGTCACCTTTTGTCCAATATAATAGATGTATTAGACTTCTTGGCCACCAGAGATCAGTTTTTCTCTTGCACGCAACGGAATGACAATTACCCCATGAAAAAACAGCAAAGTAACTGCTGCAAGTGCATCACTCTCGTTTGTATACAAGACTACTACAAAACAAGACTACTCGGACATCGGAATTGCCAAAGTCTTCTAGATGACTGTAACATATATTCTCTGACTACAAAGTAGACTTCGACAAAAATTGACATCCAGTTGTCACGAATATTCGGGGGCTCTAAGCGATCACGAAAAGACGTATCTAGGTGAAAGCCCCAGTATTATTGAACATTATACCTATGACAAGGTCCCGTCGACTAACAACATGTACCATAACCTTAGAAACATACACCAAGCAAAGATTAAATAATCATGCCATATCAAATACAGTGGTTATCATGAGCACTAATAAGCGATGGTGATGATTTGATGTAATATGCACCATGTTAGACCTCATTGTGCGACAATAACTTGACTTTAGTGCGTCAATTATCCTAGCCCCCTTTCCAACATAGAAGAAGCAAAATCTGTGTATTACTGTTATTTTTATGTCCTTTTGAGGACGGAATACATACACAATTAAACACGAACGAGGCGGATGCTACCTGGACCATGACATCTCTTCCTAAAATACAAGCACATATTTTGATAGGCTTCAGGTGATGTGTACCTATGTAGTGGCTGTTGACATAACAAATTTGAATTTGCTTGCTTCCAATGATTGCATAAGCAGATGTCAATGATGTCTATTGTCATGGCTAACTATTGTATCTGGTAAACAATACAATGTATGGTCGGAAGTATGATTGCTGGCTCTTATTATACTCGGAAGTATGATTGCTGGCATCGAGGGTCTCAAGGACATATTTTGACTAACGGGTAAGTAATACTTCAAAATCTAACTGCTGCAGGGAACTGCCAGATAATGCTTTGGTTGTGGCTATAACACATTAATGAAGCCAAAGTACGTGCCATACATTGTCCTGACCCAAATATTttcatttaaatttaaaatcCTTAAGTatgtgagatttgagaaaacAAAATAGTATGGAGCCACACTTATATATCTTTTATCTAATTAAGCACGGAACCTCATCATTTATTGTTTGTTCATAGCAAATATTCCCATCTAAACTCAACGGAACACTTTGTGTTgctgtttttttctttccctgATTATCTAGCCTTTGAATGTTCAACACGTACTAATTAGAGAGGAACCGAGAATAATCTTATCATCCTTTTTCACCTCCGTGAAGTTCAATAAATATGGATTATGGAGTTTAGgatgtgcaaatggctcatgcctGAAAATGCGACTTTTCTAACATCTTTGTGGTCTCCAAATGCAACTTCTCCACTAAATATGGAATaatatattttgatattttctgtAAATTATATTTCGACCCATAATATAATAAAGGTATTATGAAACTACGTCTCAAGGTAAATCTACACATATTTTTTCACGATATCAAATGTAcaagtcaaaaaatatattgatagtcTAAATTTACCATGTTTGACTTATGCACCCTAAAACATTACTTTTTGGTAAGTAGTGTGAGCATTTGTATATTATGTCTATCATTTTCTTCATTTGATACTCTAAACATTACACACTTATTAAGAAAAAGCATAAGATGGCAACGTGCCCCTATTAAAATTATGTCTCTTACTGCATCATTAGATCCATTTGTCTCCTAAAACACTATTTTAAATGATGAACAATAGGACCGAGTCTTGCAAACTTATAGCACTCAAAAGGTAAGAACAATATATGAAAATGCGGATGTCTCTTCTCGAAATCCTTTAACATATAATAAAAATGAACAGAGGGAGTAGTAAAATTTACAACACAAAGTAATGGCACTAGGATTTTTCAAGGTTGATTTTATCCAACTACTCCTGGTGTATTTGTGAAAATTAGGATAAAACCACAATCAAATGATTTAGCTACTTGCAGAATGCAGCCTATTTCACAAAATATGAGATAAGTTGCTTTTTCCAGTGATATGTTAGTAATAAAATTGCTGAACGATGCTTGAAAATTTATTGCACGCTCCTTGATATCCATTATTTAATTGTGCGAGTTTTTTCCCATTATGGAAATTCTTTACACGAAAATTAAGAAAACTGGAAATTATACTCACATGAAAACCATCATGCATACCCTTTTTCAAAAAAGGAAGTTCGTCATGCAAAAGCAAAAATGGACACCACTATGATATACGCTGATTATCTAGTACCATCTAGTAGAGGGCGAAAGCTTAAAAGTTTTAAAGAAAAACTGTGATCAGTGCGAAGACATGCCTGCATCATGATCGGAATGCTGGTAGGGTCAACACCTTCCTCAGGAGCGGGCAGCAGGTCATCCTCGGAGACCATGAGCGGGTAGTCAAGACCGTTCACGTCCTCGAGGCTGCAGTTCGCGACGGCCTCAACGAACCACGCACCATCGTCGGTGCACTCGACGCAGGCCTCACCGGCCACCACCGAGCCCACGAAGCGGCCGGCGAATGGACGATAGTCCACCAGCGCGCGGGACAACGCCACGCGGATCACCTCGGCCGGCCTGGCGACGTCCCGGCGAGCGGCATCCTTGTGGCGGAATACGTGGAGGGATCGCACGGTGTGGCGCAGGCCCGGCACGCGGTCGATTGCCGACAGCTCGAGCGTCATCTCGGCCGGCGCCGGCACCGCGGACGGTGGCGCGACGAATGACTGGGACTTCCTTGTCACGGTGATGGTTACCATGTCGGCTAATTTACAGATGTGCGCGCTGGCTTTACTATGGTGCGATGGCCGTGCAGAGACACCACTGTGTGGGTGCGTGTAGGTGGTGCGCGCGTGAGGCTTCGATGCTGTGAACGATGCGTATTTATAGACGGGAAAAAGAACGGAAAGACAATCTGTGACCTCAGGAGTCAAGTGAAAAGTCACAGGTTAGGGCTCTAGTTACGCCTCATCTCCAAATTACACATTTGGAGACTTAActataataagaaaaaaaaattccttttgAGATTCCGCACAAAACTTATAACCAAACAGGTTTTTTTTATGAAGTTCAAACGAGGCAGAAATTTAGAGAAAATCCAGATATACCGAAAATATACACACAccttgaacaaaatttctactTCTCAAAGACGTGTAAAGCTTCTTtccacatctttttttttctttgagaaatcCTACTGTTcggtgcaaattcaatttgacaGGATGAACCATCTAATCCATATCAGCATACGGTTGAACATCACCATGTGTCCACTTGAACAGTCGAACTCCTGATCTCCAGGATGCAACTATCAATACTTCAATATGTTTTACCATAAATATATAAATGTACAATGTTATGAAAGTATCTTTGAcagtaaatatattatatagtAGTACTATATTTTTTTGGGATCCAAACACCTCGAGTAACTTGCAATTTATCTACCTCAAAATTGTCCCAAGTCTCAACAACACAGCTCTAAGAAATGTTTCAACGAAACTAAGGTATATTGCATATTTCTCTTAGAAAACTCTATGTTTGCACCGGATGTGTAGTACCGAGAATAACGACTAGAGGTAGGTAAATAAATGCATTATTAATTTCTTTTGAGACGgatgatcttctcctatttaCTAACCCAATACACCTTAAAACAAATAGCTAAAGCAAAACCAGAGAGAAAAATATATTGCAACTAAACATATCAAAgaagtcatatatatatatatatatatatatatatatatatttgtagattCCTTTGAAACTTATTTTAAGAGTCATAGCCATAAAAAATAGCAACTAGAAGGAAAAACATTTAAATCAAAGAAAGAAGCACCTaggaagaaactctccaagttgataattTAGACGCTAGAAAATTCAAGACCtaattgtatatatatttatatgtgaattttatacctatAATAATAAGAAGAATTACTCCAATGAGATGAAAATTTTCAGCATAAtaatgaaaacaaaaatcaccaagaaaatcacATAACTTGCAACCAAAATAAGGGAGGTAATAGAAAAAGACTAGAataagatgaacacaagcatgagAGAAATCACAAGCTTCATTACCACTCAAATAGGAACACCCTATTTTTGCTGATTACAAAGTGTATTTGTTCTAAAAAGCTCTCACTTATTATAAAGACTAAGgtctcctctcttcctctcctaaAATTCAGCCACATACAACTCAAATTGTTTGCTCACCCTCTCCCAACAGTCCTCCTACTCTTTTATTTATAAGTCTTGAGAGCTTCCTTGGATGCCAAATTTCCATATTCTCAAAATATACATCTTttatagtacacttctacctaccactgagagtattttggtctatttttcctCCATCCATCAGACGATcatggtgccttcatgacttagcttcgtctcgacgcaactttcgcgatgataccacgtgcacttcatcctttctcaaagcgtgactcattgCCACTTGTTTTCACCTGAATCAAGCATCCCGATATCGACACATATACTTTATTGTTGCGATCTTGACTACTGATAAGTCTATCTCGCTCCTAATCCCTTGGGTCGCTTTGTCATTTACaccggcatcctcttcgcttgactttgtcaacacatcgtcCTCATCTATCTTCTCAtgatttgcttgacctccatatatacaactaggatcacccttgactctgtctgACCTTCTtcatcgtccggcaccaagcaccctacTTGATCTCGATCACATCCCACCATCGACCACCAAATCGTATCTATCACCTGCACagcataagacaagcaaacttGTATTGCCAACTCCATTTAATCTCATAACAAGTTAGTCGGAATCGAAATCTCTGTTGCAAAGCACATCCatagaaaacgtgaacactggatgatacGGTGTTCACTCCTTCtaaacgtcggaccatccatcaTATGTAATGTGCTCAACCAAACCACCTGCAATCTCTCTGGGAAAATTAGTTCGACATGCAAATCATCTCGTCACgtgaccatctggcgtgtacatcTCTACTAGAcaaccattttgcaatctctctgttCACTCCTTTAAGCGCCGGATCATCAGGCGAGTGTAACTTCACCAGAGCcaacttgcaacctctctataaTAAATGCTCTAGCGTGCACTGCTGCCTAACGCCGAactatccggcgtgtacttcaactttttcttctgagttgaaatgtTTCGGCGTAAAATCCTTCTGAACGTTGGACTATCTGGCGTATACGAAATCTCCGGTGAAGACTATCCGACGTGTATAATTTTCCTATGCTAAAAGATAAAACCGTCGACTCTATTTTCTCTGCAATTTTGATTAGTAAAGATCATGATTGCAGCACATAGGCAAGTTTATACAATCTTgaaattatcaaaccaaattaacaatattatcaatcacaaatcacatataaattaagacatattttaacttgttGTCATCGTATCATCGAGAGAATGCATACTGGCCCATTGTGTCCCATGCGTCGAAGATCAGCCACCCTCTCGATCAGCAGCCTAGCACCATAGCAGCGGAAAGCGTAGCTGGGTCGCATTGCTTCTGTACGCACAAAAACTTCCCACGATCAAGTGAGAACGCCGCAACCCAATGACGAGTTGACATCATTAATATCTCCAGAGTGCCAACACACGGGAAACTGTTCCGTAACGTCCAACCAAACATTTAGTAGTCTATTTCCCTGTGTGTTCTCCGTGGCATCTACACACGGAAAGGCTGTTCAGATTGTTATCGGCCTGTCCCGTATGTTTTTGCACCTTAGTGCTTAGCCTCCACCCTAATGGATTCATAGCTTCTGTGCTTGCTGCCGACTAGCGGCTCCTTCAACTCTGCACTGCTTTGAGGCTGACCTCACTTTCCTGTTGCCACATATATAGGCTGAATTTTTTAGCCACCGAGACAATGCAGCACATGCTCCCCTGACCAGACTCCTTCGAAGCTTGCTCTACGAGTATTGTCCCCATACCCTATAGCCACACCAAGCTTGACTACTACTTTTGGAAGTAATTCGGTGTCAAGACTCATGATGGATTGGGTGCACTTGCTCACCATAACACCTAGtcaacaacccaagaattagCTTTTGCAAAACAATGTCATTTCTAAAAGCATGGAGTACTTTTTGGCATGCACATATGTTGATCTCGGGAGAAAAAAATTGGTTCTCCGGATGTagtattttaaaaaagaattatatatatagatatagtaCTTTTTATACTCCCTGtatttgtgtatatatatccgGAGAACCAATTTTTTTCTCACGAGAACCAATTTTATATAGTATAAAAGGTATTagatctatctatatatataattcttttttaaaatactATATCCGGAGAACCAATTTTTTCTCCTGAGATCAACATATGTGCATGCCCTTCATTT
This genomic interval carries:
- the LOC133885605 gene encoding acyl transferase 5-like; translated protein: MVTITVTRKSQSFVAPPSAVPAPAEMTLELSAIDRVPGLRHTVRSLHVFRHKDAARRDVARPAEVIRVALSRALVDYRPFAGRFVGSVVAGEACVECTDDGAWFVEAVANCSLEDVNGLDYPLMVSEDDLLPAPEEGVDPTSIPIMMQVTEFACGGFVVGLVAVHTLADGLGAAQFINAISEYARELDKPTIAPVWARALIPNPPKLPPGPPPSFQSFGFQHFATDVTSDRIAHVKAAYFQATGQYCSSFDVAIAKVWQARTRAIKYNPENEVHVCFFANTRHLLTQVLPRDGGFYGNCFYPVTVTATTEDVTAAGLLDVIRMIRDGKARLPQEFAKWASRDVKVVDPYQLSFEHNVLFVSDWTRLGFFEVDYGWGAPSHIIPFTYADYMAVAVLGAPPVPKKGTRIMTQCVEDKHLMDFKNEMKAFF